Part of the ANME-2 cluster archaeon genome is shown below.
GTATATCGGGACTGCGGTGGATCAGGTGGAGGCTGTGGTGGAGCAGTTGAGGGAAAAAAGCATTAATGCGAAATAATTTCGATTGCAATTGAGATGAACGGCGAAAGTTGGGACCTGGTGGATTGGAATATATATCTATTTGCAAACACCGGGACAGCGTCTTGGTGACAAATGATGCCCAGTTGAATCGAAAAATATAATTTAGAATAATTTTTAATATCATAAAGTTATATTTATAATATAATGGATAATCGGAAAGATAAATTAAGACTAGTGGTCGAAGAATACTGGAGAAAAGAAATACCAACAGCCATAGAACGAAAAATCGCTTTAAAGACCGAAAGCGACCTCATAAATGATATCATAGGTCCAAGAAGGGCAGGCAAGACATTTTTAATGTTCTCGACCATCCAGGCACTCCTGGAGGGCAAAGTAGAAAACGAAGCCACCATATATATCAATTTCGAGAACAGGAAACTGCTCCCACTTACACCGGATTATTTCAATGACCTGGTCGAAGTAATCCATGCCAGGAAGCTTCTTGAAAAGCATACAAAGGTATATATTTTCCTTGATGAGGTCCAGAGGGTTGAGGGATGGGAAAAATATATACGAAGTATATACGATGAATTCAAAGGACGGACCAAGATTTTTATTTCCGGTTCAACCTCACGGCTGACCGGGTCAGAGTTAAGTTATCTGTTGACAGGCAGGCATTTAACCACAACGGTCCAGCCTTTGAGCTTTGGTGAATTCTTATTGTTCAAAGGTTTCAACCTGCAACCAGGATATCTTATCGAAGAGGATATTGCAGTAGTAAAGGAATATCTAAGGGAATACCTTGAGTTCGGGGGATTTCCAGAGGTTGCACTGATAAAAACGGGGAAGGAAGAACTGCTACAGACATTATTCACTGACATCATAAGCCGGGACATTCTGCCAAAAGCGAAAAGGCGGGGCGAGATTGTTGAGGACATGGCGTATTTATTGTGCTCCAATTCAGGTAGACTGGCAAGTTTCTCTAAATTGACCCGGACGCTGGGGGCAATGGGGGTCAAGGTCTCTGTGCCTACTTTCGAGAAGTATTTCTCCACCATGAAAGAGGCGTTCCTGTTCTTCGACCTTAAGGTATTTTCATACAAGGTCAGGGACCAGATGCAGTATCCGAGAAAGATTTACTGCATTGATCCGGGTTTTGTTAATTTTGCTGGTTTTCGGTTCTCTGAGGACCGGGGACGGTTGATGGAAAACCTGGTTGCTGTTGAACTGCTGCGAAGAGTATCCCTGAAACCTGTGATGGAATTATTTTATTGGAAAGACCAGCAGCATAGGGAGGTCGATTTTGTTGTCAGGGAAGGGATCAAGGTCAGGCAGCTGATCCAGGTAACTTTTGCTGCTGACAGGGTTGGGATTGCGAAGCGGGAGATCAATGCGCTGGTTAAGGCTGGGGATGAACTGGGGTGTAGCGAGTTGCTTGTAATTACGTGGGAGTATGAGGGGGAGGATGTTGTGAAGGGGAAAAGGATTGTTTACAGGCAGTTGTGGAAATGGCTTTTGGGAAGGGATTAGCTTGTTTTTTGTACAAGGAATGATGATATTGTGGTGCAGGGAGCAATGGGCCCGGTAGAATAAGAGTTCATGATCCGACAGTGGGTAGTACTGGTGGGCAGTGTAACCAGAATATCTTTAGTGACATTCCTAGTGGTGAATCTCTGCCGGATTATGTGCCCGCCGCCGGACAGGCCCCACAGGTATTTCTTCAATGTTTATGCCTATGGCGTCATTCTAGCATCTTTGTTTATTACATCTAACTCACTCATGAATTGCCTTTATTGCCCCTTATTTTGAGTTATTTTAGCACAAACCGATAGTGTAATATCCTAGTGTAACATTACACTAGACATGACATTCATCAGAAAAATAAAGCAACGTGGAAAAATATACTATGCAGAAGTTGAGAATCAATGGATTGATGGGAAATGTGTTCAAAAACACATCCGATCATTAGGTACCGATCCCAAACACCCAACAAATATAGCAATCGAACCAACTCATTTTTCATACCTATCTTTGCGGTTAATGCAAGGTTCACTCACACCAAATGATCTCTTTGAGATGTTGGAAAATATGGGTCAGCCAGTGAGGAAGGAAGACCTCAAGCGACTAGGTATTCACTATGATTTTGAAAAAAAAACGTACTCCATCTCCCTATCTTACAAGAAGAACTCAAAATCAAAAACCAAACACAATGTCTAATATGTGAACAAAACCCACACGCACAAACAACATACACAAGACCCATAAAAACCCTTTCAGCTGAACGAGAATTAAGCATCCGGAAAAAGTATTGCAAAATACACGGTTTAATCAACAACGAAAACGTCTCATTCCTGAATAAAATCTGTTTGCCGCGGAGAACCTTTGACACAAAAGTAATGACGGCAATTGGATACCTCCGGTGGTTTTTCAACTATCAACGAGAAGAAATCCAGTTACTTCTTGGGGCAAGAGGGGTTCAAATCTCGACCGGTGAGATATCCAAATTGTCTGAAGAATTTCTTCTTCGATTTTATATTGTTCACAAAAAGCATAGTCCTCAGATGAAAGAATTATTTGAAACTAATAAAGGATTTAT
Proteins encoded:
- a CDS encoding ATP-binding protein; this translates as MDNRKDKLRLVVEEYWRKEIPTAIERKIALKTESDLINDIIGPRRAGKTFLMFSTIQALLEGKVENEATIYINFENRKLLPLTPDYFNDLVEVIHARKLLEKHTKVYIFLDEVQRVEGWEKYIRSIYDEFKGRTKIFISGSTSRLTGSELSYLLTGRHLTTTVQPLSFGEFLLFKGFNLQPGYLIEEDIAVVKEYLREYLEFGGFPEVALIKTGKEELLQTLFTDIISRDILPKAKRRGEIVEDMAYLLCSNSGRLASFSKLTRTLGAMGVKVSVPTFEKYFSTMKEAFLFFDLKVFSYKVRDQMQYPRKIYCIDPGFVNFAGFRFSEDRGRLMENLVAVELLRRVSLKPVMELFYWKDQQHREVDFVVREGIKVRQLIQVTFAADRVGIAKREINALVKAGDELGCSELLVITWEYEGEDVVKGKRIVYRQLWKWLLGRD